TTCAGCAAGCAGCGTTTTACCGCTTCCTGTTGGCCCAATCAGCAGGATGTTGCTTTTTCCTAGCTCAACATCCTCTTTGTCCTTCTTGCCGCCTCTTTGTAAGCGCTTGTAGTGATTATACACAGCCACCGAGAGGATTTTCTTGGCTCTCGCCTGACCAATTACGTATTCATCCAGAATTGCATTAATTTCTTTTGGAGCCGGCAATTTGTCGCTGGAACTATCTGGGCTACTCTCCTGCACCTCTTCACGAATAATATCGTTGCACAGATCTACACATTCATCACAAATAAATACAGAGGGCCCGGCGATAAGCTTCCTAACTTCATGCTGACTTTTGCCGCAAAAAGAACAGTAAAGTAGCTTACCGCTATCTTCACCTTTGCCATTTTTTTCGTCAGTCATTCTAAATATCCTACTGAGACAACTATTTCAGCTACATCCAAAGATGCAGCCTTTGCGCCTAGTTTTCAAGTAGAAGTGTGAAAAACAGAGGGATACACTCCCCTCTGTTACCTTAAGCTTAGATTATTCTGGTGCAGCACGCTTTTCCAGTACTGCATCAACCAAGCCATATTTGACTGATTGAGAAGCATCCATGAAATTATCACGATCAGTATCTTTCTCAATCACTTCTAGTGGCTGGCCAGTGTGCTTTGCAAGCACATGATTTAGCTTATCTCTAATAGAAATGATTTCCTTGGCATGTATTTCAATATCTGAAGCTTGACCTTGGAAACCACCCAGAGGCTGGTGGATCATGCATCTTGAATGCGGCAGCGCATAACGCTTATCCTTTGCACCACCCGTTAACAACAATGCTCCCATACTTGCAGCCTGACCAATACACATCGTACTAACATCAGGTTTTATAAACTGCATGGTATCGTAGATAGACATACCAGCTGTCACGGAACCACCAGGCGAGTTGATATAAAGATGGATATCTTTATCAGGGTTTTCTGACTCTAAAAACAACATCTGAGCCACTACCAAGTTAGCCATATGATCTTCAACCTGCCCGATCAAAAAGATCACCCGCTCTTTTAACAGCCTTGAATAGATATCATAGGAGCGTTCACCACGTGCTGTTTGTTCAACAACAATAGGTACTAGTCCAGAGTATGTAATGGGATCGGCATGTCCACCGGTAATGATTTTAGACATTTCGTTGCATCACTCCCTATTTGACGGAGCTGAAATAAAATACCGGTCTAGTTGACCGGTACTTCAGGAAGGGTTCACAGGGTTAAGCTTCTTCTGCGCCGTCGTCAGTGTTTGCTTCAGGCTCTTCAGCCTTCTCGTCTTTAGCTTGCGCTGGCTTGATGGCTTCTTCATAGCCACATTTCACTTCTGTCACTTCCGCCTCTTTGAGGATAGTATCAACCACCTGATCTTCCAAGACGAGTGAACGAACTTCGTTAAGCTGCTGCTCATTATTATAATACCAGTTAACCACTTGCTCTGGCTCTTGGTAAGCAGAAGCTACATCTTCAATTGTCTCTTTTACCTTAGCTTCATCAACTTCAATATTGTTGGTTTTAACCAGCTCACCCACTAACAAACCAAGTGCAACACGCTTTTCGGCTTGTTCTGTAAACAACTCAGCTGGCAAGTTCTTTGGATCAATCTGTTGACCACCACCAAACTGTTGAACAGCCTGCTCACGCAAGCGGTCAATTTCACCATCAGTTAATGCTTTTGGTACATCTACCTGGTTTACTTCAAGTAAAGCATCCATGGCTTGGTTTTTAACTTTGGTTTTGATGGCATGACGAAGCTCACGCTCCATGTTCTTTTTCACTTCCTCACGGAATTTATCAAATCCACCCTCAGTAACACCAAACTTGACAAAAAACTCATCATTCAGTTCTGGCAGAATAGACTCCGACACTTTCTTTACAGTAATATCAAAGTCAGCAGCTTTGCCAGCTAGCTCTTCAGCCTGATAGTCTTCAGGGAAAGTTACTTGAATGGTTTTTTCTTCACCTGCTTTTACACCAGTTAACTGGTCTTCAAAACCAGGAATCATGCGACCAGAGCCTAGCTCTAAATCATGGTTTTCTGCAGAGCCACCATCGAACGCTTCGCCGCCGACTTTACCCATGAAGTCGATAGTAACTTGATCACCATTAGCTGCTTCACGATCAGTTTCTTGCCAGACCTTGTTTTGCTCACGGAGGTTTTCGAGCATTTTGTCTAAATCAGCTTCTGTAACTTCAGCAACAGGCTTTTCGATTTTAATGTCAGCTAAAGAAGCAAGCTCTATGGCAGGATACACTTCAAACGTAGCAACAAACTCAAAGTCTTCACCCGGCTCCATTTTAGTCGGCTCTACTGAAGGCATACCGGCTGGATTAAGTGACTTTTCTTGGATAGCTTCAACAAATGAAGCTTGCATCACATCACCTACAACTTCATGTCGAGTCGCTTTACCATAGCGGCGCTTAACTACACTTAAAGGGACTTTACCTGGGCGAAAACCGTCAATGCGCACCCGTTTGGCAGTCTCTTTAAGCCGCTCCATAACTTTGCTTTCTACCTGCTCCGCAGGTACAACAATAGTCATGCGACGCTCTAAGCCAGAAGTTGTTTCAAGTGAGACTTGCATGATTGTTCCTCGTTAAACCTAAAAACTGTTAGAAGGGCGTAATAAAACAAATTCTCACTCGACTATCAATGGGATAGTCCCATTCCCCTCTAAAATTTCGCCTATTAACACAAAAATGGGGATAAGCACGCTTATCCCCATTTCAAATTAATTGGTGCGGAAGGAGAGACTCGAACTCTCACACCTTTCGGCACTGGAACCTAAATCCAGCGTGTCTACCAATTTCACCACTTCCGCAAAAACTATAACAAACTTTAAATATTGGGGTGGACGATGGGATTCGAACCCACGACCGCAGGAGTCACAATCCTGAGCTCTACCAACTGAGCTACGCCCACCACTGCATCGTACAAATCTACTACATACTTGGCATCTCAACCAATACATCTCTCGCCTTATGGCGCGCCCGGCAGGACTCGAACCTGCGACCATCCGCTTAGAAGGCGGATGCTCTATCCAGCTGAGCTACGGGCGCCTAACTTACCAGGCCATACTTAAGAGATCAATCTGGTCGGGGTAGAGAGATTCGAACTCCCGACATCCTGCTCCCAAAGCAGGCGCGCTACCAGACTGCGCTATACCCCGGTTGACCTTAGTCATTTCGAAGCCTTAGCTTCTCAGTGAAGCCCGTGCTGCCCGACGAGTGGTGCGCATATTACTGACACTCCCTGCTGCCGTCAATGCCTGTTTTGCTTTTTTTAATAAAAAATCCATTAATGATCAGTACTTAAGCACACCTTCTCTAGTTGAGTCTCTGCCTAAAGCCCCTTAACCAATTACTTTTATTTTAGCTAAACCAGCCCTTACTTTGCCTCTTTACTGATTCATGCCACAATTATACCTTTATTGCGCTTTCTAACTGGTAATCTAGAAACCCTCCTATGACTGCACAAATCATTGATGGCCGCACCATTGCTGCAAATGTTATTAACAAAGTTGCCGCGGGCATTTCAGCTCGCACCTCAGCAGGACTTCGCCGCCCAGGCTTGGCTGTAATTCTAGTAGGCGATGACCCTGCTTCAACCGTATATGTTGGCAATAAAAAGAAGGCTTGTGAAAAAGCAGGGATTCTTTCTAAGTCATTTAACCTGCCTGACTCCACGACTGAACAAGATTTAGTTGGACTAATAGATGAGCTAAATGACGATCAGACTGTTGATGGAATCTTGGTACAATTACCTCTGCCTGCCCATATTCAACCCGAAAAAATATTAGAGCGCATTCGTCCTGATAAAGATGTCGATGGCTTCCATCCATACAATATGGGACGTCTGGCAACGCGCATGCCACTACTCCGGCCATGCACCCCCAAAGGTATTATGACCTTACTGGAAACGACAGGTGTTGGCTTACATGGTATGCATGCAGTGATAGTTGGCGCATCTAATATTGTTGGCCGACCAATGAGCCTAGAGCTGCTGCTTGCTGGCTGCACGGTGACTACATGCCATCGATTCACTAAAAATTTAGCTGCTGAAGTCTGCCGTGGCGATATTGTCGTGGTAGGTGTTGGTAAACCAGGCTTAGTCAAAGGCGAGTGGATAAAGCCCGGTGCAATTGTAATTGATGTAGGAATCAACCGACTTGAGGACGGCACACTAGTAGGTGATGTTGAATTTGCTGCAGCTCAACAACGAGCGAGTTGGATTACCCCTGTACCAGGTGGTGTTGGACAAATGACCGTGGCTACCTTGATTGAAAATACCTATTATGCGGCAACTGAATTACATGACTATTAATTAATAACGATCAACTTACCGCAGGTACAACAAAGGCCGCATGATACGGCCTTTGTTATTTTGAAGAAAACCTCTCCAATAGTTACCGATCCAGTTTCCAGCTTGTTCCTTCCCGACTGTCTTCCAATACTACACCCATGGACTGCAATTCATCACGAACCCGATCTGCTTCTGTCCAGTTTTTATCAGCTCGGGCTTGATTGCGCTGTACGATTAACTGTTCAATCTGCCCAGCATCAATGGACTGCTCACCTTCACCTTTAAAGAAAGTTTCAGGCTCTTGTTGGAGAATACCCAGCACATCACCCAGCTTTTTTAACTCTGTCGCTAACGTAGCTGCCTGATCAGGGTTATTGGCCTTACGCATACGGTTAACTTCACGAGCTAAGTCATACATAACAGCTAGTGCTTCCGGCGTATTAAAGTCATCATCCATGGCCTGGTTAAATCGCTCAGAAAACAGACTGGCAGTCACTTCAGACGACAGATTAAGCCCTCGCAATGCTGTATAAAGTCGTTCCAGTCCACTAAACGCTTCGCTTATACTGGTTTCGGTATAGTTCATTGGACTACGGTAATGACTGGCCAATAAATAAAACCGAACCAACTCAGCAGGGTGCTTTGCCAAAATATCGCGAATGGTAAAAAAGTTGCCAAGCGACTTGGACATTTTCTCATCATTCAAACGCAACGGCCCTGCATGCATCCAGGTATTAGCGTACTTTTCACCGGTAGCCGCTTCAGATTGAGCAATTTCATTCTCATGATGAGGAAACTTAAGGTCAGGCCCACCTCCATGAATATCAAAGGTATTACCCAGGCAACAGGTAGACATAGCAGAGCACTCGATATGCCAGCCTGGCCGACCTTTACCCCAAGGAGAGTCCCAGGCAGGCTCACCTGGCTTGGCTGCTTTCCAAAGCACAAAATCCAGTGGATTTCGTTTCACTTCATCTACTTCAACTCGCGCGCCAGAGCGTAGCTCATCCAGTACTTTGCCAGAAAGCTGGCCATAATGATCGAACTTTTCTACCACATAATAAACATCACCGTTGTCAGCAGCATAAGCCATGCCGTTACTAATCAGGGTTTCCACCATGGCAACAATTTGATCAATATGTTCTGTTGCTTTAGGCTCAAGATTCGGTTTCTGAATACCTAGTGCTGTAAAGTCCTCGTCCATCGCGCCAATAAAACGATCAACTAGCAGCCGCCAATCTTCGTTATTTTCCTGAGCCCGGCGAATGATTTTGTCATCAATATCAGTGATATTACGAATATAATTAACGTTGTAACCTTTCGCCCGCAAGTAACGAACAATCACATCAAAAGCAACGAATACCCGACCATGACCAAGGTGACAGTAGTCGTATACGGTCATTCCACACACATACATGGATACTTTTCCAGGCATTAATGGCTGAAAAGGTTCTTTTTTTCGGGTAAGAGAGTTATAAATTTGCAACACGCCAATTTATCCTTCTTTTAGCTTTCACTGCTTTTTTCAATCTTGGCCCAGGAGTCACGTAAAGTGACCGTCCTGTTAAATACGCGCTGTCCAGACTTAGCCGCTTTGCTATCTAAGCAGAAGTAGCCCTCCCGCTCAAACTGGTAAGCATATTGCGGCGAGGCGGTCGCTAGCCCAGGTTCCAGGCGACAGTTTTCTAATACGGTTAATGACTCAGGGTTAAGAAAATCTTTAAAATCTGCTTCTTTATGACCATCTGGATTGGGGTCATTAAACAGCCTGTCATATAGTCGCACTTCAGCAGGTATAGAGTGCTCTACGGTTACCCAGTGAATAACACCCTTCACTTTGCGCCCCTCTGGGTCTTTGCCTAATGTTTCAGCATCATAACTGCAGCGCAGCTCAGTAATATTACCCTCTTCATCCTTAATGACGTCATCACACCGAATCACATATGCATTACGTAACCGCACTTCTTTACCTAATACAAGACGCTTAAACTTCTTGTTTGCCTGCTCTTTAAAGTCTTCCTGATCGATATAAATTTCTCTGGCAAATGGCAACTCGCGAGTACCCTGGCTTTCATCTTGTGGGTGCACGGGTGCCTTCAGCATTTCTACCTGCCCTTCTGGATAGTTTTCAATGACCAGCTTAAGAGGCCTCAACACGGCCATTGCCCTAGGAGCATGCTGATTAAGGTCATCTCTTAAAGCATGTTCCAGCATCGCTACATCAACCACCCCATCACTTTTGGTGACACCAATGGCATCACAAAAGTTGCGCACAGCCGTTGGGGTATATCCTCGCCTACGCATACCAGCAATGGTTGGCATTCTTGGGTCATCCCAGCCATCAACAATTTGCTCATCTACCAACTGCTTTAACTTGCGCTTACTAGTGACGGTGTAGTTCAAGTTCAATCGTGCAAACTCAATTTGCTGAGGATGACATGGCACATTTAACTGATCTAAAAACCAGTCATAAAGGGGCCGATGATCTTCAAACTCCAAAGTACAAATAGAATGGGTAACACCTTCTATTGCATCAGACAATCCATGGGCAAAATCATACATCGGATAAATACACCACTTATCGCCTGTTTGGTGATGCTCTGCTTTACGGATACGGTAAATGATCGGGTCTCGCAAATTCATATTAGGCGAGGCCATATCGATTTTAGCCCTCAAGGCATGAGCACCTTCATCAAACTTGCCGTCTCGCATTTGTTCAAACAACGTCAGGTTTTCCTCAACAGAGCGCTCCCGATAAGGACTGTTTCTGCCAGGCTCAGTTAATGTACCTCGATACTCCCTCGCCTCGTCAGCGTTAAGACTACAAACATAGGCATTCCCTGCATTTATCAGGTCAATGGCATACTGATAAAACTGATCAAAATAGCTGGAAGCAAACCGTGGTTCACCCTGCCACTGGAACCCTAACCATTCAACATCCTGCTTGATTGACTCAATATATTCCTGCTCTTCTTTTTCTGGATTAGTGTCATCAAAGCGCAGATTACAGGCACCACCATTACGCTCAGCTAAACCGAAGTTAAGGCAAATCGACTTTGCATGACCGATATGCAAATAACCATTTGGTTCTGGTGGAAAACGAGTCTGGAGGCGGCCATCATTTTTGCTAGCCGTCAGATCACGCTCAACAATTTGTTGAATAAAGTTAGTTGGTTTTATCACCTTATTTTCAGCGTCGTTTGTAGCCATAATAATTAAAAGCTTTACCTCACGGGGCTAATATTCGCCCGTAAATTATGATGGATTGCTGCCACCTTAAAACTATCTACCCAATCACTGAGATAAATATTTCGTAGCATAAGCAAAACGGTTATTATAACCGCCAATGAATCCAGATAAGAAGCAATCTTTGGGCTTTGCCTAAAAATTGTCTTGCTGCTAATTACACTATTATTAAATATTGCACAGTTGTAATTACTGCATTTCTGACTTTACCTGAACTGTGATAACCGGTTAATTATTTAAGTAACCCTACAGTTCTTCGTTCACCCTTAACCATTGCAAGGCTTCACAATGATCGTTCTTCACACCAACTTCGGTGATATTAAACTAGAACTAAACCACGAAAAAGCGCCAAAAACTGCAGCTAACTTTGAAGAATACGTTAAAAGTGGCCACTATAATGGCACTATCTTTCACCGGGTTATCAAAGACTTCATGATCCAAGGTGGCGGATTTGAACCTGGCATGAACCAAAAAGAAACCCGCGAACCTATTGAAAATGAAGCCGATAATGGTCTTGCCAATAAAGCTGGAGCCGTCGCGATGGCTCGCACTAATGACCCTCACTCGGCTTCTGCACAATTTTTCATTAACACTGTTGATAATGATTTTCTTAATTTTCGCTCAAAAACACCTGATGGCTGGGGTTACGCTGTTTTTGGTGAAGTAGTTGAAGGCATGGACGTAGTCAATAAAATTCGCGAGGTTGCAACCGGCTCAGCGGGTTTTCACCAGGACGTACCTCGGGAAGATGTCATTATCGAGTCTGCTGAAATCATTACCGACTAACAATGACAACACTGTTTATTTCTGATTTACATTTACAAGCAGAACGCCCGGAAATTGTTCGGGCGTTTTTACAGTTCCTTGCCCAACAAACTCAGGGCATTGATAGCTTGTACATATTGGGTGACTTTTTTGAAGTATGGCTGGGGGATGATGCTATTCAACCTGCTCATCAACCTATTTTAACCAGCCTCAAGCAAGTCAGCGACCAGATTCCTGTTTACTTTATGCACGGCAATCGTGACTTTTTAATTGGCAAACAGTTTTGCCTGCTTACAGGCTGTCAGCTGTTGAATGACCCAACTGTCGTTGATCTATATGGCCAGCGGGTATTGCTAATGCATGGTGATAGCCTCTGCACTAAAGACTCTGAATACATGGCTTTTCGACAACAATTCCGCCACCCAGAAATGATCAAAAAGCTGCTTGCCATGACCATTCCAGAACGTATTGCGTTAGGTCAACAACTTCGTCAACAAAGTCAAACTGCTGGACAACAAAAGTCACTAGAGATAATGGATGTTACACCAGAAGAAGCTCTTCATGTGATGGCTGGCCATCAGGTTGATATCATGATTCATGGTCATACCCACCGTCCAAACATTCATGACTTAACTGAACTTAGTGGTAAACCTGGCAAACGGATTGTCTTAGGTGACTGGGATAAAAATGGCTGGGTGTTGCGTTGGCAGAAAGATGGCCAGTATCAACTGGACTCTTTTCCTATATCAGTTTAAATATATTCGGTAAGACTCAAAACTAAACCTCTTTCTCTCTCAAAAAGACTACTTCAAAAATTAGCAGGCATGGTGAAACTGGATATTCTGTATCTACAGCATAAATCTCGCTTTAGCTGAGGTAGCATTAGGCAAGCAATTTACCCCTCAGCTAATAAATAGCTTTTTATTACTCAGCTGTAGCAGCTTCTAGCGGCCCACTATGAAAACGAAACTCATCGTCTAAAGCCAATACCAGCGCTTGCTCTTTTTCTGCAAATAAAGCCACTCGCTCATCAATTGGCTCATCAATAGCCGCCATGGCAAGGGTTAAATAATCCTGGAAATGCCTGGCTTCAGATTTCAATAACGAGAGATAGAACTTAGCCAGCTCCTCATCTAGGTAAGGAGCTAACTTTTCAAACCGCTCACAAGAACGAGCTTCAATAAATGCACCCACAATCAGCGTATCAACTAACCGAGCCGGTTCATGAGTTCTCACCAGCTTACGTAATTCTGCAGCATAGCGAGCAGGGCTAAGATGGGTATATTCGACTCCTCGTTTCACCATTATCGCTAAAACCTGCTCAAAATGCCTGAGTTCTTCTCGAGCCAACCGGGACATTTTATTGAGCAAATCGACTTTATCCACATAGCGGAACATCAAATTTAATGCAGTAGCCGCTGCTTTTTTCTCGCAATGAGCATGATCAATCAACAAAATCTCTGGATGCTTTAAGGCAGCAGACACCCAACTATCGGGGGTTTCACATAATAAAAAGTCTTTTAGCTCAGGTAACTGTTTCATAACAAACTACTGGTAAAAGCAGGGCATTATACGGGTGAGTATTCTAGAACAACACCCCCAAGCTGGAGTATTTCACCGAACCCAAGCATTTTTAATGTTGTTTTGTAATTATGCTTGATCCATATCAAACAGGCGTTTAAATTGCTATTTACTATTTGATAGTTATTCTTGATGTTTGTATCACTTGCCAAGGACTCCAGATGGAAACACTTAAACAAATCTTGGTAGTAGTCAATCCTGAGTCAGCCGGCTCTCTTTCTTTGCAACGAGCAAAGTTGATTGGTCATGCGACAGGTGCCGCCATCCACTTACTCGCCTGTAATAAAAGACCTAACGATCAGTGGGATGACTGGCTGAATGCTCAGGTTAATACCTTGTCCCAGGAAGGGCTACAAGCAATGGCTTATCAAGCCTGGCATGAATCTTTTCATGAAACGGTTATTCACTTTCAACAGGCTCAACGCTGCCAGCTCATCATTAAAGAAGCCATTCACGAAAATGAAGTAAAACGATTAATTAATACTCCTACTGACTGGAAACTACTTCGCTATACCACAGTACCCGTACTAATCGTAAAGCAAGCTGAAAGCTGGCGTGAGCAGCCAATTGTGGCAGCCATTGATGCTGACCCTCAT
This genomic interval from Spartinivicinus ruber contains the following:
- a CDS encoding UDP-2,3-diacylglucosamine diphosphatase — protein: MTTLFISDLHLQAERPEIVRAFLQFLAQQTQGIDSLYILGDFFEVWLGDDAIQPAHQPILTSLKQVSDQIPVYFMHGNRDFLIGKQFCLLTGCQLLNDPTVVDLYGQRVLLMHGDSLCTKDSEYMAFRQQFRHPEMIKKLLAMTIPERIALGQQLRQQSQTAGQQKSLEIMDVTPEEALHVMAGHQVDIMIHGHTHRPNIHDLTELSGKPGKRIVLGDWDKNGWVLRWQKDGQYQLDSFPISV
- a CDS encoding universal stress protein, which translates into the protein METLKQILVVVNPESAGSLSLQRAKLIGHATGAAIHLLACNKRPNDQWDDWLNAQVNTLSQEGLQAMAYQAWHESFHETVIHFQQAQRCQLIIKEAIHENEVKRLINTPTDWKLLRYTTVPVLIVKQAESWREQPIVAAIDADPHDDTHQILNDVIVNYAQAIAGFIDSPCHIVTAYPPPMLSSPDPVLQNAALLEDKYRQGCQQYLDKFAMPSEQLHIGEGPATSLVPALVKKLNAPLIILGTVARKGISAAVIGNTAESLLDELNCDILTLRPNQFMDSMEFVLENK
- the clpP gene encoding ATP-dependent Clp endopeptidase proteolytic subunit ClpP, whose product is MSKIITGGHADPITYSGLVPIVVEQTARGERSYDIYSRLLKERVIFLIGQVEDHMANLVVAQMLFLESENPDKDIHLYINSPGGSVTAGMSIYDTMQFIKPDVSTMCIGQAASMGALLLTGGAKDKRYALPHSRCMIHQPLGGFQGQASDIEIHAKEIISIRDKLNHVLAKHTGQPLEVIEKDTDRDNFMDASQSVKYGLVDAVLEKRAAPE
- the miaE gene encoding tRNA-(ms[2]io[6]A)-hydroxylase, with protein sequence MKQLPELKDFLLCETPDSWVSAALKHPEILLIDHAHCEKKAAATALNLMFRYVDKVDLLNKMSRLAREELRHFEQVLAIMVKRGVEYTHLSPARYAAELRKLVRTHEPARLVDTLIVGAFIEARSCERFEKLAPYLDEELAKFYLSLLKSEARHFQDYLTLAMAAIDEPIDERVALFAEKEQALVLALDDEFRFHSGPLEAATAE
- a CDS encoding peptidylprolyl isomerase, with the translated sequence MIVLHTNFGDIKLELNHEKAPKTAANFEEYVKSGHYNGTIFHRVIKDFMIQGGGFEPGMNQKETREPIENEADNGLANKAGAVAMARTNDPHSASAQFFINTVDNDFLNFRSKTPDGWGYAVFGEVVEGMDVVNKIREVATGSAGFHQDVPREDVIIESAEIITD
- the tig gene encoding trigger factor, yielding MQVSLETTSGLERRMTIVVPAEQVESKVMERLKETAKRVRIDGFRPGKVPLSVVKRRYGKATRHEVVGDVMQASFVEAIQEKSLNPAGMPSVEPTKMEPGEDFEFVATFEVYPAIELASLADIKIEKPVAEVTEADLDKMLENLREQNKVWQETDREAANGDQVTIDFMGKVGGEAFDGGSAENHDLELGSGRMIPGFEDQLTGVKAGEEKTIQVTFPEDYQAEELAGKAADFDITVKKVSESILPELNDEFFVKFGVTEGGFDKFREEVKKNMERELRHAIKTKVKNQAMDALLEVNQVDVPKALTDGEIDRLREQAVQQFGGGQQIDPKNLPAELFTEQAEKRVALGLLVGELVKTNNIEVDEAKVKETIEDVASAYQEPEQVVNWYYNNEQQLNEVRSLVLEDQVVDTILKEAEVTEVKCGYEEAIKPAQAKDEKAEEPEANTDDGAEEA
- the folD gene encoding bifunctional methylenetetrahydrofolate dehydrogenase/methenyltetrahydrofolate cyclohydrolase FolD; translation: MTAQIIDGRTIAANVINKVAAGISARTSAGLRRPGLAVILVGDDPASTVYVGNKKKACEKAGILSKSFNLPDSTTEQDLVGLIDELNDDQTVDGILVQLPLPAHIQPEKILERIRPDKDVDGFHPYNMGRLATRMPLLRPCTPKGIMTLLETTGVGLHGMHAVIVGASNIVGRPMSLELLLAGCTVTTCHRFTKNLAAEVCRGDIVVVGVGKPGLVKGEWIKPGAIVIDVGINRLEDGTLVGDVEFAAAQQRASWITPVPGGVGQMTVATLIENTYYAATELHDY
- the cysS gene encoding cysteine--tRNA ligase codes for the protein MQIYNSLTRKKEPFQPLMPGKVSMYVCGMTVYDYCHLGHGRVFVAFDVIVRYLRAKGYNVNYIRNITDIDDKIIRRAQENNEDWRLLVDRFIGAMDEDFTALGIQKPNLEPKATEHIDQIVAMVETLISNGMAYAADNGDVYYVVEKFDHYGQLSGKVLDELRSGARVEVDEVKRNPLDFVLWKAAKPGEPAWDSPWGKGRPGWHIECSAMSTCCLGNTFDIHGGGPDLKFPHHENEIAQSEAATGEKYANTWMHAGPLRLNDEKMSKSLGNFFTIRDILAKHPAELVRFYLLASHYRSPMNYTETSISEAFSGLERLYTALRGLNLSSEVTASLFSERFNQAMDDDFNTPEALAVMYDLAREVNRMRKANNPDQAATLATELKKLGDVLGILQQEPETFFKGEGEQSIDAGQIEQLIVQRNQARADKNWTEADRVRDELQSMGVVLEDSREGTSWKLDR
- a CDS encoding glutamine--tRNA ligase/YqeY domain fusion protein translates to MATNDAENKVIKPTNFIQQIVERDLTASKNDGRLQTRFPPEPNGYLHIGHAKSICLNFGLAERNGGACNLRFDDTNPEKEEQEYIESIKQDVEWLGFQWQGEPRFASSYFDQFYQYAIDLINAGNAYVCSLNADEAREYRGTLTEPGRNSPYRERSVEENLTLFEQMRDGKFDEGAHALRAKIDMASPNMNLRDPIIYRIRKAEHHQTGDKWCIYPMYDFAHGLSDAIEGVTHSICTLEFEDHRPLYDWFLDQLNVPCHPQQIEFARLNLNYTVTSKRKLKQLVDEQIVDGWDDPRMPTIAGMRRRGYTPTAVRNFCDAIGVTKSDGVVDVAMLEHALRDDLNQHAPRAMAVLRPLKLVIENYPEGQVEMLKAPVHPQDESQGTRELPFAREIYIDQEDFKEQANKKFKRLVLGKEVRLRNAYVIRCDDVIKDEEGNITELRCSYDAETLGKDPEGRKVKGVIHWVTVEHSIPAEVRLYDRLFNDPNPDGHKEADFKDFLNPESLTVLENCRLEPGLATASPQYAYQFEREGYFCLDSKAAKSGQRVFNRTVTLRDSWAKIEKSSES